One region of Mesobacillus boroniphilus genomic DNA includes:
- the yhfH gene encoding protein YhfH, with protein sequence MMMSPVEFFRNLPKKVCPECGEGMHEQAESYLMECDRCLSKKEE encoded by the coding sequence ATCATGATGAGTCCGGTTGAATTTTTTCGTAACTTACCAAAGAAGGTGTGCCCTGAATGTGGTGAAGGGATGCATGAACAAGCAGAGTCCTATTTGATGGAATGCGATCGCTGTTTATCGAAAAAAGAGGAATAA
- a CDS encoding class I SAM-dependent methyltransferase — MLQLEMEPALEPNETRLQPSYRMDLRNYSEKEYNKFVKLNTVNDWSQLSWKDVGRPYEVTSFAQEKKDWEEVNHQSLPANISWQMFNKSFHEWFVKDVPAEMDKSKQNFMKSLKNFKLTETKSALGEMIRIHLWNYAHRIEDGIWDPRGKRALFEGLDLIKPRILFLGAAEGYEAMQLSSMYPGGDIVFVDYDPFCKDTRFADFPDTYPFLGVNPSTGGNKVYHKSDFETEYMVEDIRKLPFGREFDIVLSVGLLEHFPDSLKSEVVDWHSRFLKPGGYIIMTTPRAQLKSKLYYEIMADVMNHTYRELMTVEQMGLYLYENGLDILRHGYIKVHNGIVARPR, encoded by the coding sequence TTGCTTCAATTAGAAATGGAACCTGCCTTGGAACCTAATGAAACCCGATTGCAACCTTCTTACAGAATGGACCTCAGAAATTATTCAGAAAAGGAATACAATAAGTTTGTAAAATTGAATACTGTGAATGATTGGAGCCAGCTAAGCTGGAAAGATGTAGGAAGACCATACGAGGTAACTTCCTTTGCGCAGGAAAAGAAGGACTGGGAAGAAGTCAATCATCAAAGTCTTCCGGCGAACATTTCCTGGCAGATGTTCAACAAATCGTTCCACGAATGGTTCGTCAAGGATGTTCCTGCTGAAATGGACAAATCTAAACAAAATTTCATGAAGAGCCTTAAGAATTTCAAGCTCACAGAAACAAAGTCTGCGTTAGGTGAAATGATTAGGATACACCTATGGAACTACGCTCACAGGATTGAGGACGGCATTTGGGACCCGAGGGGCAAACGTGCTTTGTTCGAAGGTCTTGATTTAATCAAGCCAAGAATCCTTTTTCTTGGAGCAGCTGAGGGCTATGAAGCAATGCAATTAAGTTCAATGTATCCAGGCGGTGACATAGTCTTTGTGGATTACGATCCTTTCTGCAAGGATACAAGGTTTGCGGATTTCCCTGACACTTATCCATTTCTGGGAGTCAATCCGTCAACAGGAGGCAACAAAGTCTACCATAAAAGTGATTTTGAGACTGAATACATGGTTGAAGATATTCGCAAGCTCCCTTTTGGGCGGGAATTTGATATCGTCCTTAGCGTCGGATTACTAGAGCACTTCCCGGATTCTTTAAAAAGCGAAGTCGTTGATTGGCATTCGAGGTTCCTAAAACCAGGTGGATATATCATAATGACAACACCCAGGGCTCAGTTAAAATCCAAACTGTATTATGAAATAATGGCCGATGTCATGAACCATACATACAGGGAACTGATGACAGTCGAGCAGATGGGCCTTTATTTATACGAAAATGGTTTGGACATTTTAAGACATGGTTATATCAAAGTCCATAACGGCATCGTAGCACGGCCTAGATAA
- a CDS encoding transcriptional regulator SplA domain-containing protein, producing the protein MDLIDPKNLKFGDEVFVIYRNPHVPSVSNIRAGEIVPHPKDPNEFALFLNETLHVIEDDDALFATQDAAEQAYFEAMDPYNS; encoded by the coding sequence TTGGATTTAATCGATCCGAAAAATTTAAAATTTGGTGATGAAGTGTTCGTTATATACCGGAACCCTCATGTACCTTCTGTTTCAAACATAAGAGCTGGTGAAATAGTTCCGCATCCAAAAGATCCTAATGAATTTGCCTTGTTCCTGAACGAAACCTTACATGTAATTGAAGACGATGATGCTCTATTTGCTACACAAGATGCAGCAGAACAAGCTTATTTTGAAGCGATGGACCCATATAACTCTTAG